The DNA segment TAATTCATCTGATATACCCGGTTGCTGCGAATATGGCGGTTATGCTCGGTGGTCTGCCACTCGTTAGCGGTGTGCTGCACAACGGTTGTCCTTGTGTATTCAATCGCTTTGTCAAGCAAAAGCGTTTTGCCCGCCTGTTCCTCCCATGCGGCGGCGCGGCTTGAGAGATCGTTAAAAATCGCCTGTTCCGCTGCCGCGCTTTCCTCGCGCATGGCGTGTAGCTGCTCCGGCGGCAAGGAAACATAGGGGGCAATATCCCCGTCCTTTGCTTCAAAATATATCCGGCGTTCTATCCGCATGGTTTCGGCGGTTTCCAATTTGTCATGGTCGTATGAAGAATACGGCATATTGTTTCATCACGTCCTTTCTCGATTTTTAAGGGTTTGGGACTATCCCAACAAGCAAAATGCCCGCGCTCTCTATGGGAAGCGCGGGCATTTCTCGCAAACGGGTACTCGTTTGCTGTGCTTGCTATGTAGTTGTTTTTATCCGTAAACGCCTGTTTCTCTCGCTTTGGGCTTTCTGTCTGCGGCGTATCTTTGCCGCGCAATCGGGGCAGTATTTCGCCCGGTTGCTGCCCGCCGCAAACGTGCTGCCGCATACCGCGCAACGCTTCAAATCGGTTTCCCCGCTGCGGGTGATCTGTTCGCAAAGCTGCCTGTCGGCGGGTAATACCGCTTCGCGGAAATAGCGGCATAACAGCGAATAGCTGATACTCTGCACACACACGCAAGTTTCCCCGTCGTCCAGCAGCAGACAATTCCCGCAATCGTTGTTTGCACAAGCGGCGCGGGTCATTTTCTTTACGGCGCGGTATTGCTTTTCATCAAGCCTTATCATTTTCGGTTCTGCTCGACGCGGAAGTTTACATACTTGCCGCCTGTGTCGGCAAGCAGCACAACTCCGTCAAAGGTCTTTCCCGTCTTGGTCGAGTACATACCTTTGATTTTTACCTTTCCGTCTTTCAAAAGGGCGGCGGCAATCGCCTTTGTGAAAGCCTTTTTGCGCTGCTCAAAAAAGCGGTCATTCTTCCACATCACAAAGCTGCAAGCCCTGTCGGAGCAGTAAAAGTTTTTCTTGCCCTCGTAAACCGCCGCGCCGCAACGGGGGCAAGTGCCGATTGCTTCCCGCTGCGGGGTAAACAGCTTCGCTTTATCCTCGGAAATCGCGGAATAGGTCTTGACAAGCCCCGCTGTCATTTCCTCAATCCCGCGCATGAAGTCGGCGGGGCTGTCGCTGCCCTTTGCAATCCCGGTAAGGCGCGTTTCCCATTCTGCCGTAAGCTGCGGGGACGTAAGGCTGTCGGGCAGGATAGCGGCAAGGTTATACCCGTCCTTTGTGGGGATTAGCTTTTTGCCCTTGCGCTCGGCAAAGCCCGCACTAATGAGTTTTTCAATGATACCCGCCCGCGTTGCGGTAGTGCCTAACCCTTTGCGCTCTGCGTCCTCCGGCGTTTCTTCCTTGCCCGCGTTCTCCATAGCGGACAGAAGCGTATCTTCGGTATATGCTTTCGGGGGCTGCGTGTAACACTCGGAGATCTCCGCTGCCGGATTGTCAAAGGTCTGCCCCTCGGCAAGCGGCGGCAAAACGGTTTCCGGCTCTGCGTCCTCGTCCTGTTCCTCGGACGCGGCGCGGGACAGCTTTTCAATCTCACGCCACCCCTCGCAAAGCGTCGTCTTTCCCTTTGCGGTAAAGGTATAACCGCCGCAAGAGATAACCGCCGTAACCGCTTCATATTCATAGGGCGCGGCTGCGGCGCAAAGCAGCTTCGCGCATACAAGGGTCATAAGTTTTGTTTCGCTGTCGGTAAGGGAAGAAAAGCCCGTTTTCAAAAACTCGGCTGTCGGCAAAATAGCGTGGTGGTCGGTTACTTTGCTGTTGTCGCAAACCCTTGTAAGGTCTGCTTGCAGCTTCACGTCCCGCATAAAGGGAAGCAGCGAACAAAGCCCGGTAATGAGTTCCTTTGTGCTGTCCTGCATATCGGAAGTGATATATTTGCTGTCGGTGCGGGGATAGGTCAAAAGCCGCTTTTCATAGAGGGCTTGCGCATAATCAAGGGTCTGTTTCGCCGTAAACCCGTACAGGCGGTTGGCTTCGCGCTGCAACGCGGTAAGGTCAAACAGCTTCGGCGGTGCAACGGTCTTTTTCTCTTTTTTGAGGGAAGTACAAACGGCTTGCGATTTCTCGCAAGCCGCTTTCATCTGCTGCGCTGCCGCTTCGTCGTTCAACCTTTCGGACAAAGCCGAAACACCGCCCGCGTCCAGACGGACAACATGATATTTTTCTTTCTTAAAGCTGCTGATCGCATAGTCGCGGTTTACCAGCATGGTAAGGGTGGGCGTCTGCACTCTGCCGACATTCAGCGTTTTGTGATAGAGGATAGAGAAAAGGCGGGTCGCGTTAATCCCGACAAGCCAATCTGCCTTTGCTCTGCAAAGCGCGGATTGATAGAGGTTGTCATAGCTGCGCCCGTCTTTGAGGTTTGAAAAGCCCTCGCGGATTGCGCTTTCTTCCATACTGCTAATCCAAAGGCGGGAAAAGGGCTTTTTGCAATTTGCCTGTTCATAGACAAAGCGAAAAATGAGTTCTCCCTCGCGCCCGCTGTCGCACGCATTGACAATCTCGGAAACGTCGCTGCGGTGCATAAGGTCTTTGAGTACGGAAAACTGCTGCTCCTTGCCGTTGGCAACGGTAAACTGCCAATCCTGCGGGACAATGGGGAGATCGTCATACTTCCATTTTCGGTACTGCTCGTTGTAGGTCGCCGCGTCCGCAAGGCTAATCAAATGCCCGATACACCAGGACACAAGGTAGCCGCCGCCCTCAAAATATCCTCTGCGCTTTTCATTCGCGCCAAGTACGGCGGCAATCGCCGCCCCGACGCTCGGTTTCTCTGCAATTACAAGTTTCATACTTTCTCGTCCTCCTGCTCGGTTTCTAATTCTTCCTCGTCCTCGTCGTCCTCGTCAAAATCGAGATCGTCAAGGTTGCTGCTGCCTTTTGCCGCGTCCTTTTTGGGCTTCATAATCTTAAAGTAATAGAACGCGCCGCCGCCCACTGCGGCAAGAAGCAGCACGACAAGCAGAATAGCACCGCCCATGCCGCCGCCTTTATCTTCCTCCGGCTCCGGCTGCTCGGTTTCTTCCGGCTCCGGCTCGGCTTCCTTGCCCGCGCACTCGCTCATATTGACGCTGCAAACGGGGCAATCGGTGTTGACGCTTCCGGCAACGCATTTTTCAGTACAGCTACAAGCGGGGGCTTCGGTCTGTTCGTCCTCCATAAGCTGCAAAAGGTCTTTTTCATCAACTTGATTGAGGAAATGGACGGTGTTTTCTCCGTCCTCGGCGCGGTCAATGATGATGTAAAAATAGTTTCCGTTTTTCGTAACGACGGTAATAAACTGCTTATCGCCGGACGCTTCGCCCGTTATGTCGTCCACAAGGCTCATGTTGCCCTCCGGCGTTAAGGGCTGCGGCTCATAGCCGCCCGTCGTTTCTTCCGGCTCGGTTTCGGTTACGGGGGTAGGCGGCTCGTCGCTCACATCACCGCCGCCCGCAAAAGCGGTAACAGAAAAGCCGCCCATGAGTACAAGGGCGGCAAGCAAAGCGGTAACGCTGCGGAACAGTTTTTTATGCTTCATCTTCGGTTTCCTCCTGTTCGTCGGTATAGTCTGTGTCCGGCTGCGGCAAAATGATTTCGCCGTTGGCATAGGCGGAGAGGAACGCGGCAAGCTGCGCCCCGTCAAGGTGTACCGCTTTCACCATTTGAACGATCTGCGCGTTTTCTTCCTCGATTTTCTGCGCTTCAAGGTCTTTCAGCCTTTTTTGGTATTCAAGGACTTTCGCCCTCGTTTTCTCAATATCCCTTTCGATACGGTCAAGTTTCGTGTTTGCCATAGAAATAAACTCCTTTCAAAGTCAGTTGTAATGTAGCCGCCCATAGGCGTAAAAATGGGATTGCCAATAGCTTGTATCAAGTTTTGCGTATTGTATCGGGTCGCCACAATGCAGCATGACGGGGCTTCCGTCCCCGTCCTCGCCAACGTAGATACCCACATGAGATACCCCCGGTGTGTCATATGTACCCGTAAAGAAAACCAAATCCCCCGGCTGCGGGTTGGAAAC comes from the Erysipelotrichaceae bacterium 66202529 genome and includes:
- a CDS encoding conjugal transfer protein, whose protein sequence is MIRLDEKQYRAVKKMTRAACANNDCGNCLLLDDGETCVCVQSISYSLLCRYFREAVLPADRQLCEQITRSGETDLKRCAVCGSTFAAGSNRAKYCPDCAAKIRRRQKAQSERNRRLRIKTTT
- the topB gene encoding DNA topoisomerase III is translated as MKLVIAEKPSVGAAIAAVLGANEKRRGYFEGGGYLVSWCIGHLISLADAATYNEQYRKWKYDDLPIVPQDWQFTVANGKEQQFSVLKDLMHRSDVSEIVNACDSGREGELIFRFVYEQANCKKPFSRLWISSMEESAIREGFSNLKDGRSYDNLYQSALCRAKADWLVGINATRLFSILYHKTLNVGRVQTPTLTMLVNRDYAISSFKKEKYHVVRLDAGGVSALSERLNDEAAAQQMKAACEKSQAVCTSLKKEKKTVAPPKLFDLTALQREANRLYGFTAKQTLDYAQALYEKRLLTYPRTDSKYITSDMQDSTKELITGLCSLLPFMRDVKLQADLTRVCDNSKVTDHHAILPTAEFLKTGFSSLTDSETKLMTLVCAKLLCAAAAPYEYEAVTAVISCGGYTFTAKGKTTLCEGWREIEKLSRAASEEQDEDAEPETVLPPLAEGQTFDNPAAEISECYTQPPKAYTEDTLLSAMENAGKEETPEDAERKGLGTTATRAGIIEKLISAGFAERKGKKLIPTKDGYNLAAILPDSLTSPQLTAEWETRLTGIAKGSDSPADFMRGIEEMTAGLVKTYSAISEDKAKLFTPQREAIGTCPRCGAAVYEGKKNFYCSDRACSFVMWKNDRFFEQRKKAFTKAIAAALLKDGKVKIKGMYSTKTGKTFDGVVLLADTGGKYVNFRVEQNRK
- a CDS encoding DUF4366 domain-containing protein: MKHKKLFRSVTALLAALVLMGGFSVTAFAGGGDVSDEPPTPVTETEPEETTGGYEPQPLTPEGNMSLVDDITGEASGDKQFITVVTKNGNYFYIIIDRAEDGENTVHFLNQVDEKDLLQLMEDEQTEAPACSCTEKCVAGSVNTDCPVCSVNMSECAGKEAEPEPEETEQPEPEEDKGGGMGGAILLVVLLLAAVGGGAFYYFKIMKPKKDAAKGSSNLDDLDFDEDDEDEEELETEQEDEKV
- a CDS encoding DUF4315 family protein — protein: MANTKLDRIERDIEKTRAKVLEYQKRLKDLEAQKIEEENAQIVQMVKAVHLDGAQLAAFLSAYANGEIILPQPDTDYTDEQEETEDEA